The proteins below are encoded in one region of Desulfuromonadales bacterium:
- the mnhG gene encoding monovalent cation/H(+) antiporter subunit G, which translates to MSEIIVAVLLVLGATFILVAALGMVRMPDIFLRMSCNAKASTLGIGLLLLALAVYFGEMDVSGRALATIGFIVLTTPVASHRIGRVAYLDGAPLWEGTITDEMRGKYGSSEAPAKLKKK; encoded by the coding sequence ATGAGCGAGATCATCGTTGCCGTCCTCCTGGTGTTAGGTGCCACCTTCATCCTGGTGGCGGCGCTCGGTATGGTGCGCATGCCCGACATTTTCTTGCGCATGTCCTGCAATGCCAAGGCCTCTACCCTCGGCATCGGCCTGCTGCTGCTCGCCCTGGCCGTATATTTCGGCGAAATGGATGTGAGCGGCCGCGCCCTGGCGACCATCGGCTTCATCGTCCTGACCACGCCGGTCGCCTCTCACCGCATCGGCCGGGTGGCCTACCTCGACGGGGCGCCCCTCTGGGAAGGAACGATTACCGATGAGATGCGCGGGAAATATGGTTCCAGCGAGGCCCCGGCAAAGCTGAAAAAAAAGTAG
- a CDS encoding monovalent cation/H+ antiporter complex subunit F — translation MILQATVYFVVFPMLSGALVLAFIRLLRGPTPADRIVAFDLIAAASAGIIVVTAIVTEQAVLLDAASIWAVIAFVSVIAFSDYIERRGGI, via the coding sequence ATGATCCTGCAAGCGACGGTTTACTTCGTGGTTTTCCCCATGCTGAGCGGGGCGCTGGTCCTGGCTTTCATCCGTCTGCTGCGCGGTCCGACCCCGGCTGACCGGATTGTCGCCTTTGATCTCATCGCCGCTGCCTCGGCAGGGATCATCGTGGTTACCGCCATTGTTACGGAGCAGGCGGTGCTGCTCGACGCGGCCAGCATCTGGGCGGTGATCGCCTTTGTCAGCGTCATCGCCTTTTCCGATTACATCGAGCGGCGGGGGGGGATATGA
- a CDS encoding Na+/H+ antiporter subunit E encodes MNRFWGIIFLPLVWMALTGDFSGGNFILSLLLSSLALWVAHPAGEGVPLIHYVRKGRRWLAFTLFFLWELIWASLRITWDILTPRHRMRPAILAIPLDVKTDLEITTLANLITLTPGTLSLDVSSDRKVLYIHAVYVHDVAAFKKYIKDSLERRVREVLR; translated from the coding sequence ATGAACCGATTCTGGGGAATCATTTTCCTGCCACTGGTCTGGATGGCGCTGACCGGTGACTTTTCAGGGGGGAACTTCATCCTCAGCCTGCTGCTCAGCTCCCTGGCGCTCTGGGTGGCCCATCCGGCAGGGGAGGGGGTGCCCCTGATCCATTATGTTCGCAAGGGACGCCGCTGGCTCGCCTTCACCCTTTTCTTTCTCTGGGAGTTGATCTGGGCGAGTCTGCGGATCACCTGGGACATTCTGACCCCCAGGCACCGGATGCGCCCGGCCATCCTGGCGATCCCCCTGGACGTCAAGACGGACCTTGAAATCACTACCCTCGCCAACCTGATCACCCTGACGCCCGGGACCCTGAGCCTGGACGTTTCGAGCGACCGGAAAGTGCTCTATATCCACGCTGTATACGTCCACGACGTGGCAGCGTTCAAGAAGTACATCAAGGACAGCCTTGAGCGGCGGGTCCGGGAGGTGTTGCGATGA